AACGCAACTTCTGtccattttttctaaattctgattacgttttttttaagtaaaaacttacaaaaagggtcattaaataattatgcaaaagcAATTCAGGAGAACTTAATCATTTCTTGCTCGCTCTAAATCATTTCTTGCTCGCTCTAAAACTGAATTTGTTCAAAATCATGACCATGTTTCAACATAAGTTATAGGAGAAATTGCTTCATACCGtgaattgattaaaacatttgagATGTCAAGCCATGTATGACTGTTATGTTATCAGAAGAGTTAATTGAGTTATCAAgtaaatactgaaaaaaatcgAAATGTTGGAGCATGTTTTTAGATTTTgccttttttgttgttgttttttttgaaagTGTACATAACCATTCCAAGAAATAATGAATTCGCATTTAATATGTCGTCTGCGAAATATGGCAGAAACATAGGGACTACTTTGTCTGGCGTCTTCCTCGTCGTCGTCCACGTCATACACCCGTATCCGATcaataacatttgaatgacatggtgtagagtcttcaaacttggtatgcacattggaCATGGCCAGTTGATTTTGGGGTAAATATGTcaaaggtcattgtgacctgtACTAGAAAAAAATTGGCACTTCCGACAGGCGATACACCCGATTCGCAGAATTCTAGTCTTGTAAAATGAGGCCAGCTTGaaatatcatatacatgtacatgtaaacacaCATTATcctatttgttgttttattgcctAACGATTTTAAGTTAATAATGTTAGTGTTATCGAATCTTAGGTAAGATAAAGAAGTTTATACCTATTTCAGTAAAGGTGatcatatttaaatcaaaccttTGTTAGCTAATTCATATATATGTGAATAATAAAAACGAGAAACATTTTTGAGATTGctgtttataaatttatcatGGTCGTATGACCTTGTAGGTAAAACTGATTGTAAGATAAATATTAGTGAATTTGAGCTTAAACTTCACGAACAACTACATCGACTGTCAATGATAAATTGTCAACCAAATCGACCTTGTAGCGACCTTGTTCAAATGATCAGCATGTACTCAACGCAGAAATTATGGCGGGGTAATTTCTGCATAAATGATGACAAAGTAAATAAGGGTATAGAACGCCATCCATGGTAGAAAAATTCTCGAAATGCTGACTATTAGTCCTCCGTACAGAAACCAAAATATTGTCAATAGTGTCCGACTTCTTGAAGATCGAATTGCTATGAAAATGTGCTTAATTTCTCCAAAGAAAAGCTTCAGAACGTTTGCTATGGACGCGACGTCAAAACGCCGTAAACGTCTGAAGGGCGCGTGTTCAACGTTCACAACTTGTATGTCCCCGAATAACTCTGCTATCTCATTTTCCGACTCTTCAGATTCATCGCTTGACGTCGCCGTGACGTCAGAAACGGCGTTATCGACGTCATCTGATGGCGTCTCTTCAACGTGCAGTTGTCCTTTTCTTTCACTGTCTATACTCGCTTTCGATCCGATTCTATGAAAAAGTACTTGACGAAACTCTGTCGACGAAATGACGTCAGTCCTGCTGCTTAGCAACGTTATGCTTTTGTCAGGATCGTCTTCTTTGACCTCCTCTTTGACGTCATCTATGGCCTCATTTACGACATCATGTTCTGTTTGGCAACTGACTGACCTTAGCTGGATAAAATCAACGCTGCCAGACTGAAAACATAAAAGCAAATATACAGAATAGCTTCTCATTTTGTTGGACAAAcacatgttcaaaatataacacgaaaacaaaagataaaaataacaaataaagagAAGGTGTGTATTTCCTCTGGACCCcttttgttaaaatactttgTCTGTATTTGTGTACATTGCCATTTTTCATTTGATTCATGGTGAAAAAACCCTTCTCGAAGCGTGCCAAATTGAGTGTAAAACCGGTACAAGTGTATACAATTAATATAACTTAATAGTACATTTTAGTGTTAtgaataacatgttttttaatCTTCAGCCGCCATTTCTATAAAACATGGttaagttgtccacaggttatcCACCGGTTAGGTAgctcatttaaatggttaatcGTTATAAGTGACCTACCAATACACATTTCGGTTCTCTTTagccaaacaaaacaataaaccgGTTTTATACGGTTTGCTGCAGGATGACAATTTAGTATTCTAATACTACTTTCATTATCGTCGCAAAAACAATCTTACGAAATATGGCGAGTTGAACCACTCGTCGACGAGACCTTTGATTGCGTAGTTGACGGACGCCCGGCGCCGGAGGAAGGGGCGGGCCAGAGCGTTCCTTCGACAGGAGGGACAACGGAGGCGCAGGCGGTCCAAGGGCGTCCGTGTCCTGGAGCTACGGGTGAGCCGCGCCAGGCTCTGAAGGCATCTGTAATATTACGGACATTTTTCAGCTTGGCTCTATGATCACAATGGTTTTGTCACAGAAATACATGCAGGCAATATACGTAAATGTGTAAAATACTAGCTATTATGAATTTGGGCAAAGCCTGTAAACAGCATTGCCTTAAGACCTACATACGTTCTCAAtgcatttgatttgatttgtttggtcctgaaatgattgaaaatgatCGACCAACCTTTGCAAAAGTCTCAGTGGCTCGGGTCACTGTAAACCAAACATTTTCTTCCCATAAAAAGATTATTGCACGAGATCTACGTGCGTCTGATATCAATACATAATCCAATCATTTGTACATGAACGTACATGTGTATAGAAAGTATATAAACCGGTGTTAGTGTATTACAGTtctatgcaaaaaaacaaatcaaaatgatGTGTTTGGATGTTGAAGAAGTAACCACACTGGCCTTTGAGATGAACGCTGTCGTATCCACGTGAGTGTTTTTGATCGCATGACGGCATTTCGAGccttttttttagaaaaaaaaatgttattcagTTAAATGTTTGGTTTGGCTTATGAAAAAACTTGAGTGATGTTCGAACAGCTGTTAATTTGGTATTCTGGTTAACTTCTACACTCTATAAGCTATACTCTTATGAAATCAAACCATTCTAAACCAAATTATAATCGACTACTGAACATTAATACTGGTTAAAGGGAAGTTATCATGTtgaatacatactaataatttATAACAAGAATAAATTTATGAgatatgttttgaaacaaaGGGGTTGGCTAGAAATATAACTGTAAGCTTATTTAGATTTACAAGTGAAACTGTTAATTATATATCTGACATTCGCTCGTTCGAGAGCCTACGATATCGTGTCCTACGTTCGTTAAAAAGATGACCACCCCCTTGCTCACCCCACCGCGAGTGTACAAGAAACATgattcatggaacttgatctaCAATGCCACTATGCATTAATGTGGTAGGTCCCAACAATCTAGTTAAACTAtatagagttatggcccttggtTGACGGACGTGCGGAAGCGCTTTTGTTGGCATGTTGCAGTATGTATACAAAGTATAGTATTAATCAGCTCACCAAACACATGCTAAAACACAGACTTACAGTGGCAGGGTAGATTAGATTTCTAATGCatcattcaattgtaaccacggcccctcaggtccgggggtataccggggatagctgggaAATTGGACGTGTTTTTatcttccaggtggccccgcagtgccgggttgatgcggtggttttgtcctcGCGCCAACaaaagcggggaatgggccttaccttgggtgcggggggcatttggcgtGGATTTTACCAGTAGTGGGTCGCAGAGCGGGAATTTCCCCTGGGTTGGCTgcaccgaaagtcaaagtcccccggaccttgggggcgtggttacaattgcgTGACTGTTGCATAATCACACAAGGCTTGaatgatatttaattgttgTAGAGTACAACTGGTATGAATCAAGGGCAGCTATGTACCCTttcaaaagagaaaaaaagtaaatatttgaataagcAGATTTCGtaagttaacaaaatatatcaaaggtCAAGACAGAAAAGTGATCATGGTGTACCTAATACGACATCGGGTTCAAATTATTAATTGGTATCCACCTAAATAATTCGATGGTCAGTCCTGGCCTTATTAATCGGATGGTCATGGAAGTAAATCTCTCCTTATTTGTGTTTGCACTAGGTTTGCACTTTTGGGAGGCCATTAAGAAATAAAGTTCTTAAACCATTAGCTTTTGTACTCTAAAATTTGAGCAAACGCCATTCATACAGAAATGCGGATTATAATTTTGTGAAGaaaacatgtgtacatgttACGTTCGCAGACCCTTATACAATCTAATCGGATACAATGCTGACGTTTATTTGACGCAGCTGACATCACGACAAGAGGGTAGACAAATAGATTAACTTAACTCTTAAGTGCTTTTCCGAAAACTACTGACACACTAATGGAAAAAGCAAACTTATTAAAAAGGTCATCGATACTTATTTCTACCTCAGAAGTAGATTTGTGCGTAGTTAAATATCAGCtaatatacattatttctgATTTTGAAAGTTGCTATACCGGAAATGTTTGTATAACGACATGTTTACACTACATGTAACTCATGGACTATAAACTTACAGTAAATCAAGTCCTTCTTCTATGGTCTACTTTACTTAGATGGCATGaagtaacataataattattaagaatgggcgaagTGAGCGTAGCGATTACTTCTTGTCAACTCATTGTCTTAGaatagaagaagaaaaagattTTATTAACTATAAGCTTACAACCCGTGagatacatataatataaacatgtgcagtatataaacatgtacagtatataaacatGAACAGTATATAAACATGAACAGTATATAAACGTGTACAGTATATAAACGtgtacagtatataaacatgtacagtatataaacgtgtacagtatataaacgtgtacagtatataaacatgtacagtatataaacatGAACAGTATATAAACGTGTACAGTATATAAACGTGTACAGTATATAAACGtgtacagtatataaacatgtacagtatataaacatttccggTAGAACATCtgtcaaaatcaattaaaatgtataaacaaagtgAACAAGTTATAACACATTTGCTTAGATTACTGAAAAATTAGTGTTAGTGGAGAAAGGTGTCTACTGTCTATATTGACGCATTTCAAAGCCCTTATAGACATAACAACATAGTTTTCTTATAGTAGTTACATTTTCGCTTGAAATCAGTTCAATGTATTTAGGAATATTTGGATTGCGCCAATAATATCGTTTAATGTAAAAGAGTCATTAATTCATGGTATAAAGGACATTCTAAgagaaaatggaattcatcttcaagtgAATTACAAAGTTGGCATTTTCGTTCATTCCTTGGTATTATTTGGGGCTTGTGCCATCTGCCCATTTCTATTTCTAATCTGTGTGATGCTACTCCTAGTCGTGTTAAAGCTGttcttaatttattgttttatatggtTTCTAAATATGACTGAAAATTAGAATGTgcaaatagtatgtatgttgaCGCTCTTGATCATTCTCGTATTTCTTAATTCCATTTTTGCATGACACAATCTCTAGCCCTCATCGTAAAgatgtgtataaaatattttgtatttacaaccCCTTGGTTAAGCCAAATTTCAGCGAATCCCATAGATTCTAAcaaatttttaacttttattgcCCAAATTATTTTCGTTGCGTTGTATTGTATATCAGCCTAGTATTGATGATTGCCtatctgtaatttcattggctgtaaatgtaggcgtttttttaaagctgcactctcacagattgaacgttttgacaactttttttattttttgtcttggaacgagccaaagttgcgaaaatccatggaaaccagttaaataagactgctgacaaaaatttagatcgcagatatttgtatttaagtttaaaaatgatgttttatgcacatttcttaaaccgttagttacggtttaggccatactacattatttttgaacggaaatatgaaaatctacgatcttatttttttgtcagcaatcttatatcattggattgcagatatttaatcaaaaatttgctctttccaagacaaaaaataaaaaaagttggtaaatctgtgagagtgcagttttaaaccCATTGAGAGGAAAGATGCACATGATACTATATAAAACCCACTACAGATTGACCTACTAGCACAACGTTCTTACGACTGAGCTTGCCGGATTGATGGTTCTTACATACAAGGACAATTTTAATGGTTTTGCTGGTTAAAGCTCCATCCATTCAGCGATCGACTATCATTGGTGCGATGTTATGCCATAGTATGATCATATGGTTTTGGAGCTTGTTGATCACaatccaaactcacatgcacccaggctgGGAATATATCCAGGGACGCATTGCTGAAacgcgagtgcgctaaccactgcatTTATTGCGTTCTGCTTATGGGGAAAACCATTTGGAAACGTACCATTAACATTCAGTCACGAACTATCAACGAACTACAtctaaatttcaaaaaaaatattgccaagTCAATGGCATATGATTCGTGATTTCCAATATTGCACAATGTGGATGTACCTTTCACAATGTAAACTCTCTTACCTGACACAGAATGTATGCCCACACGGCAGCGTGTGCGGGTTTACAAAGTAATCCCAGCATACTGGGCACTTAAGACCCTGAATGAGCGTTTGCGGCTTCACCGGCTGCCAGTCGCTCTCCTCCTGGTCCTCCGTCTCCATCCTGTCGCCGTCCGTCGCCAGAGGACTTCTGATTTAGCCGTcagtaatattatttatttacaaaacggCACTAGCTAATTTCAGCATTGCTTGTGCCGACTTATGCGACGTTACTGCTAAGGGACGTCGATATCTACAACGTCGTCGACGTCATATTGACGTCGTCAGCAAGGTTTACAGAACGAAAATAATATAACGAATACAGAGGAAATATGGCCTGCACATTTGATGATTGAGATGAACGAaagaataaagaaacaaaagtcCGTACATCTTCTAAAAAGATGACGTTTTTGCAGACAGAAATACTTTTGGCGCGTAGTTAGTAGCCTAGCGGCATGAAATTACTGGCCTGGCGGCTGGTGACTTTACCGACCTTTTAGCGCGAAATTATATGCCTAGCGGTGTGAAGTTAGTTGCCAAGCGGCATGTAGTTAGTGGCATAGCACCATGAAGTTAGTAGCCTGGAGGTCGGGTGGCTTAAGTGACCTTTTGGCTTGGAGTTAGTTGCCAAGCGGCATGCAATTAGTGGCAGAGCGGCCTGAAGTTAGTGGCCTTGAGGTCTGGCAGCTTAAGCGAGCTTTTAGCTTGAAGTAAGGAGCCGAGCGGCATGCAATTAGTGGCAAAGCACCATGAAGTTAGTGGCCTGGCGGTCTGGCGGCTTTAGCGACCTTTTGGCTTGAAGTTAGTTGCAAAGCGGCATGCATTTAGTGGCATAGCACAATGAAGGTAATGGCCTGGAGGTCTGGTGGCTCTAGCGACCTTTAGGCTTGAAGTTAGTAGCCAAGCGGCATGCAATTAGTGGCAGAGCGGCCTGCAGTTAGTGGCCTGGAGGTCTGGCGGCTTAAGCGACCTTTTGGCTTGA
The sequence above is drawn from the Mya arenaria isolate MELC-2E11 chromosome 14, ASM2691426v1 genome and encodes:
- the LOC128215796 gene encoding uncharacterized protein LOC128215796; its protein translation is METEDQEESDWQPVKPQTLIQGLKCPVCWDYFVNPHTLPCGHTFCVRCLQSLARLTRSSRTRTPLDRLRLRCPSCRRNALARPFLRRRASVNYAIKGLVDEWFNSPYFSGSVDFIQLRSVSCQTEHDVVNEAIDDVKEEVKEDDPDKSITLLSSRTDVISSTEFRQVLFHRIGSKASIDSERKGQLHVEETPSDDVDNAVSDVTATSSDESEESENEIAELFGDIQVVNVEHAPFRRLRRFDVASIANVLKLFFGEIKHIFIAIRSSRSRTLLTIFWFLYGGLIVSISRIFLPWMAFYTLIYFVIIYAEITPP